The proteins below are encoded in one region of Nitrospirota bacterium:
- a CDS encoding response regulator transcription factor yields the protein MMSEKTALIHKIQPLQEESDADLLTPRQRDILRLVASGQTNREIAEVLEISVRTVEVHRFNLMRRLNVRNVAQLLRRALQLGLLAKTFGTK from the coding sequence ATGATGAGCGAAAAAACTGCCCTGATCCACAAAATCCAGCCCCTGCAAGAGGAAAGCGACGCCGACCTCCTCACCCCTCGGCAGCGTGACATCCTTCGTCTCGTGGCGAGCGGGCAGACGAACCGTGAAATTGCGGAAGTGCTGGAGATCAGCGTGCGCACGGTCGAAGTGCACCGATTCAACTTAATGCGACGATTGAACGTGAGGAACGTGGCGCAACTGCTCAGACGGGCGCTGCAACTGGGCCTCCTGGCCAAGACGTTCGGGACGAAGTAG
- a CDS encoding dihydroorotate oxidase: MDLSITIAGVRFPSCIMNASGALCVTREELLALGRSHAGAIVTKSMTVEPRDGNPAPRYYGFSGGSINSMGLPNLGYKVYAALIPELKTLGKPVIASVAGLCEDDFLTIAATINAAKPDLIEVNLSCPNIPGKPQIGYDAEASERLLKRVRKVITVPMGVKLPPYFDPAHHKVMGDVIGRCGVDFLNLINSVGNGLVVDPEREEVVIKPKGGFGGLGGTIIKPVALANVRAFWKIFEGRIPIIGTGGVVNGVDAFEHVLCGASAVQIGTVLVEEGLGVFVRLETELAAQLSKKGYTKLEDCRGKLKEL, encoded by the coding sequence ATGGATCTTTCGATTACGATTGCCGGCGTGCGATTCCCCAGTTGCATCATGAATGCTTCTGGAGCCCTCTGTGTCACGCGTGAGGAGCTGCTGGCCCTGGGCCGGTCCCATGCCGGCGCCATCGTCACCAAGTCGATGACGGTCGAACCGCGCGACGGCAATCCCGCGCCCAGGTATTATGGATTTTCCGGCGGCTCCATCAATTCCATGGGCTTGCCGAACCTCGGATACAAGGTCTACGCTGCGCTCATTCCTGAGTTGAAGACGCTTGGGAAACCGGTCATCGCCAGCGTGGCCGGCCTTTGTGAAGACGATTTTTTGACGATCGCAGCCACGATTAATGCGGCAAAGCCTGATTTGATCGAGGTCAATCTCTCCTGCCCCAACATTCCAGGCAAGCCCCAGATCGGCTATGACGCAGAAGCCTCCGAGCGTCTGTTGAAGCGGGTTCGCAAGGTGATCACGGTCCCGATGGGGGTTAAGCTGCCGCCCTACTTCGATCCGGCCCATCACAAAGTCATGGGCGACGTGATCGGCCGCTGCGGGGTCGATTTTCTCAACCTGATCAACTCGGTCGGTAACGGGCTCGTGGTCGATCCTGAGCGCGAGGAGGTCGTCATCAAGCCAAAGGGCGGGTTCGGCGGGTTGGGTGGCACGATCATCAAGCCGGTCGCACTGGCCAATGTCCGGGCCTTTTGGAAGATTTTCGAAGGGCGCATCCCGATTATCGGGACCGGCGGCGTGGTCAATGGGGTGGATGCCTTCGAACATGTGCTCTGTGGCGCCTCGGCTGTGCAGATCGGGACGGTCTTGGTCGAAGAGGGGCTCGGTGTGTTCGTCCGGTTGGAAACGGAGCTGGCGGCCCAGCTCAGCAAGAAGGGCTATACGAAGCTGGAGGACTGCCGGGGCAAGCTGAAGGAATTGTAG
- a CDS encoding ABC transporter ATP-binding protein: MVRLDQVSKQYERGGDIITGLDRVTVEVAEGDFCAFIGPSGCGKSTLLNLVAGLDAPTSGEIFLEGRSTSRFTSDDWTRIRRDTVGIIFQAFHLIPGLTAAENVAFPLLLRGERGTSVQTRVEEVLELVSMTARRHHRPSELSGGEQQRVAMARAIVHRPQIILADEPTGNLDSQHGAEIILLLRSLVQRFRQTVLLVTHSVAAADAADYVWTMKDGQLVAKTSREPLTIGA; encoded by the coding sequence ATGGTGAGGCTCGACCAGGTATCGAAACAGTATGAGCGGGGCGGCGATATCATCACCGGGCTCGATCGGGTCACGGTCGAAGTGGCAGAGGGAGACTTCTGCGCATTTATCGGCCCCAGCGGTTGCGGGAAAAGCACTTTACTCAACCTCGTTGCAGGGCTGGATGCGCCGACTTCGGGAGAGATCTTTCTTGAAGGCCGGTCGACCAGCCGGTTTACGAGCGATGACTGGACGAGGATCAGGCGGGATACGGTCGGGATTATCTTCCAGGCGTTTCATTTGATTCCCGGACTGACGGCGGCGGAGAATGTTGCGTTCCCCCTGTTGTTGCGCGGAGAGCGAGGGACATCGGTCCAAACCCGCGTCGAAGAAGTGCTGGAGTTGGTCTCGATGACGGCGCGGCGCCACCATCGCCCCAGCGAGCTCTCTGGCGGGGAACAACAGCGGGTGGCGATGGCGCGCGCGATCGTGCATCGGCCCCAGATCATTCTGGCCGACGAGCCGACCGGCAATTTGGATTCCCAGCATGGAGCGGAGATCATTCTCCTCCTCCGGTCGCTGGTGCAGCGTTTTCGCCAAACCGTTTTATTAGTCACCCACAGTGTCGCGGCGGCGGACGCAGCCGATTATGTCTGGACCATGAAGGATGGGCAGCTCGTGGCGAAAACGTCGCGCGAGCCTCTTACGATAGGAGCGTGA
- a CDS encoding ComF family protein, with translation MLRACTKDRFIGWCRQALRFVLPVECLSCGTELGTDPVPCFCTMCWQSIRPLQQPACAICDQPFVSPAATTYTPNHHCQHCQERPPAFQRAWTLFPYLPPLKDAICSFKYHGTYTLAKPLARLMIDALPGEIDADMIIPVPLHSIRLRGREFNQSLLLADQLGRHLARPVSATHLVRITATDPQTTLTRQARLKNLRKAFTVRRPQDLTGKRILLVDDVFTTGTTLHECAKTLRQAGSGPVFALTLARTIETDLVPDRLVAEQAARSSGRG, from the coding sequence ATGTTACGTGCATGCACCAAGGATCGGTTCATTGGCTGGTGCCGCCAGGCCCTCCGGTTTGTCTTGCCGGTGGAATGTCTGAGCTGTGGGACTGAGCTCGGCACTGACCCGGTCCCCTGCTTCTGTACAATGTGCTGGCAGAGCATCCGCCCGCTCCAGCAACCGGCTTGCGCCATCTGCGATCAGCCCTTTGTCTCGCCAGCTGCCACGACCTATACGCCGAACCATCACTGTCAACATTGTCAGGAGCGGCCTCCGGCCTTTCAACGGGCCTGGACCCTCTTCCCCTACCTTCCACCCCTGAAGGACGCCATCTGCTCGTTCAAGTATCACGGCACATATACACTCGCCAAGCCGCTCGCGCGCCTCATGATCGACGCCCTGCCTGGCGAGATCGACGCCGATATGATTATCCCTGTCCCCTTACACTCAATCCGCTTGCGAGGACGGGAGTTTAACCAATCCTTGCTGCTAGCCGATCAGCTCGGACGTCATCTAGCTCGCCCGGTTTCAGCCACCCACCTCGTCAGGATCACCGCCACCGATCCCCAAACCACATTGACAAGACAGGCACGACTGAAAAATCTTCGGAAAGCCTTTACCGTCCGCAGGCCCCAAGATCTCACGGGGAAACGCATCCTCCTCGTGGATGATGTCTTCACCACCGGCACAACATTGCACGAATGCGCAAAAACTCTCCGACAAGCCGGCAGCGGGCCGGTCTTTGCCCTGACGTTGGCCAGGACTATTGAGACGGACCTGGTGCCGGATCGACTCGTGGCCGAACAGGCAGCACGATCCTCTGGCAGAGGTTGA